The Mauremys reevesii isolate NIE-2019 linkage group 13, ASM1616193v1, whole genome shotgun sequence genome contains a region encoding:
- the LOC120379797 gene encoding olfactory receptor 4D9-like — translation MEQQNLTSTVTEFVLLGLTQSPEIQRCLFIIFFIVYLTTWVGNVTIIITVITEHQLHTPMYFLLANLAFLDVSDSSVTAPKLLLGLLSQHRAISFNECILQMFFFHFFAGAAILVFVLMAVDRYVAIYKPLRYLNIMNQGVCVGLVAGAWMGGLAHSIVQIGLVLQLPFCGPNVLDNFYCDVPQVIKLACTDTYLVELLMVTNSGMLVIIMFIILLISYTIILVKIKKHVTDGKRKALSTCGTQITVVCLQFIPSTFIYARPFRKFPMDKMASVFFTLITPMMNAMIYTLKNAEMKKAIRRLMRRILFSERKL, via the coding sequence ATGGAACAGCAGAACCTCACTTCCACAGTGACAGAATTTGTCCTTTTGGGACTCACCCAGAGTCCTGAGATTCAGCGATGCCTCTTCATCATCTTCTTCATAGTGTACCTTACAACCTGGGTGGGAAATGTTACCATCATCATCACAGTGATAactgagcaccagctccacacccccatgtacttcctGCTGGCCAACTTGGCTTTCCTAGATGTCAGCGACTCATCAGTCACTGCTCCCAAATTGCTGTtgggtctcctctcccagcaCAGAGCCATCTCATTCAATGAGTGCATCCTCCAGATGTTCTTCTTCCACTTCTTCGCTGGTGCTGCAATTTTAGTTTTTGTGTTGATGGCAGTTGATCGGTATGTAGCTATCTATAAACCATTGCGTTACTTGAATATCATgaaccagggtgtgtgtgtgggcctGGTGGCAGGGGCATGGATGGGTGGATTGGCTCACTCAATTGTTCAGATCGGACTGGTCCTGCAGTTGCCATTCTGTGGTCCAAACGTCCTGGATAATTTCTACTGTGATGTCCCACAAGTCATCAAACTGGCCTGCACTGACACCTACTTGGTTGAGTTGCTGATGGTCACCAACAGTGGGATGCTCGTCATAATAATGTTCATCATCCTGCTCATTTCATACACCATCATCTTAGTCAAGATAAAGAAACACGTCACAGATGGGAAGCGCAAAGCTCTGTCCACCTGTGGAACCCAGATCACAGTTGTGTGTTTACAATTCATACCTTCCACCTTCATCTACGCTCGGCCCTTCCGGAAATTCCCCATGGACAAGATGGCCTCAGTCTTTTTCACCCTAATCACCCCAATGATGAATGCAATGATCTACACCCTGAAAAATGCCGAGATGAAAAAAGCCATCAGGAGACTGATGAGAAGAATCCTTTTCTCAGAGAGGAAATTATAA
- the LOC120379982 gene encoding olfactory receptor 14A16-like, whose amino-acid sequence MSNQTTVTEFLLLGFSDVRELQILHVVVFLVIYLATLIGNLLIITAVALDPHLHTPMYFFLINMSIIDLGSISVIVPKSMANSLLNTRSISYAGCIAQVFLFVFFAAANITLLTVMAYDRYVAICQPLHYDKVMNRGACVQMAASAWTSGILFSALNTGSTFSFPFCQSNVINQFFCEIPQLFKLACSDSHLSEVGILGFSACLLLSCFALIIASYVHIFMTVLRIPSEQGRHKTFSTCLPHLTVVSLFFCTGIFAYLKPTSSSASGMDLVMAVLYSVVPPTMNPVIYSLRNKEIKAALRRLNVWTLFTKNNMFVFLP is encoded by the coding sequence atgtccaaccaaaccacagtgaccgagttccttctcctgggattctctgatgtcCGAGAGCTGCAGATTTTACATGTTGTGGTGTTTCTGGTGATTTACCTGGCAACCTTAATTgggaatcttctcatcatcaCAGCTGTAGCTCTCGACCCccatcttcacacccccatgtattttTTCCTGATTAATATGTCCATCATAGACCTTGGATCCATCTctgtcattgtccccaaatccatggccaacTCCTTATTGAACACTAGGTCAATTTCCTATGCTGGATGCATTGCCCAAGTCTTTCTCTTCGTCTTCTTTGCTGCAGCCAATATCACTTTACTCACTGTCATGGCGTATGACCGATAtgtcgccatctgccaaccactgcactatgacAAAGTGATGAACAGGGGtgcttgtgtccaaatggcagccagtgcctggacAAGTGGCATTCTGTTCTCTGCCCTGAACACTGGAAGCACCTTCAGCTTTCCCTTCTGCCAGTCCAATGTCATcaaccagttcttctgtgaaatcccccagctATTCAAGCTCGCTTGCTCTGATTCACACCTCAGTGAAGTTGGCATTCTTGGCTTTAGTGCATGCTTACTATTAAGCTGCTTTGCTTTAATAATTGCGTCATATGTTCACATCTTCATGAcagtgctgagaatcccctctgagcagggccggcataaAACCTTCTCCACCTGTCTTCCTCACCTCACTGTGGTCTCCTTGTTCTTTTGCACTGGCATCTTTGCCTACCTGAAACCTACCTCTAGCTCAGCATCAGGGATGGATCTCGTGATGGCTGTTCTGTATTCTGTAGTGCCTCCAACAATGAATCCagtcatctacagcctgaggaacaaggagatcaaaGCTGCCCTGAGGAGGCTGAATGTGTGGACATTATTTACCAAGAATAAtatgtttgtctttctcccatAA